A part of Escherichia marmotae genomic DNA contains:
- a CDS encoding YegP family protein, translating into MAGWFELNKSSDNQFRFVLKAGNGETILTSELYTSKAAAEKGIASVQSNSPQDERYEKKTASNGKFYFNLKAANHQIIGSSQMYATTQSREIGIASVKNNGVSQTVKDKT; encoded by the coding sequence ATGGCTGGTTGGTTTGAACTCAATAAGAGCAGTGATAATCAGTTCCGGTTTGTGTTAAAAGCGGGTAACGGTGAGACTATTCTCACCAGCGAACTGTATACCTCAAAAGCCGCTGCGGAAAAGGGCATTGCCTCTGTGCAAAGCAACAGCCCGCAGGATGAACGCTATGAGAAAAAAACAGCGAGCAACGGCAAATTTTATTTCAATCTGAAAGCCGCTAATCATCAGATAATCGGCTCCAGTCAAATGTACGCCACCACTCAATCACGCGAAATCGGAATTGCCTCAGTAAAAAACAATGGCGTAAGCCAGACTGTGAAAGATAAGACTTAA
- the baeR gene encoding two-component system response regulator BaeR, whose protein sequence is MTELPIDENTPRILIVEDEPKLGQLLIDYLRAASYAPTLISHSDQVLPYVRQTPPDLILLDLMLPGTDGLTLCREIRRFSDIPIVMVTAKIEEIDRLLGLEIGADDYICKPYSPREVVARVKTILRRCKPQRELQQQDAESPLIIDEGRFQASWRGKMLDLTPAEFRLLKTLSHEPGKVFSREQLLNHLYDDYRVVTDRTIDSHIKNLRRKLEALDEEQSFIRAVYGVGYRWEADACRIV, encoded by the coding sequence ATGACCGAGTTACCTATCGACGAAAACACGCCGCGTATTTTGATCGTGGAAGATGAACCCAAACTGGGGCAGTTGCTCATTGATTATCTGCGTGCCGCAAGCTATGCGCCGACGTTGATTAGCCACAGCGATCAGGTACTGCCGTATGTGCGCCAGACGCCACCGGATCTGATCCTGTTAGATCTGATGTTACCAGGCACCGATGGTCTGACACTGTGTCGGGAGATTCGTCGTTTTTCTGATATTCCCATTGTTATGGTGACAGCGAAAATCGAAGAGATCGACCGCCTGCTGGGGCTGGAAATCGGTGCTGATGATTACATCTGTAAACCGTATAGCCCGCGGGAAGTGGTAGCGCGCGTCAAAACTATATTGCGTCGTTGCAAACCGCAGCGTGAGTTGCAACAGCAAGATGCAGAAAGCCCGTTAATTATCGACGAAGGTCGTTTTCAGGCTTCGTGGCGCGGCAAAATGCTTGATCTGACCCCTGCGGAATTTCGCCTGCTGAAAACACTCTCCCATGAACCGGGAAAAGTGTTCTCCCGCGAGCAGTTACTCAATCATCTTTATGACGACTACCGCGTAGTGACCGACCGTACCATCGATAGCCACATTAAAAACCTGCGCCGCAAGCTGGAAGCACTGGACGAAGAGCAGTCATTTATCCGCGCCGTTTACGGTGTCGGTTATCGCTGGGAAGCCGACGCCTGCCGCATTGTTTAA
- the baeS gene encoding two-component system sensor histidine kinase BaeS, translating into MKFWRPGITGKLFLAIFATCIVLLITMHWAVRISFERGFIDYIKHGNEQRLQMLGDALGEQYAQHGNWRFLRNNDRFVFQILRSLEHDSNDDKPGPGMPPHGWRTQFWVVDQNNKVLVGPRSPIPPDGTRRPILVNGLEVGAVIASPVERLTRNTDINFDKQQRQTSWLIVALSTLLAALATFPLARGLLAPVKRLVDGTHKLAAGDFTTRVTPTSEDELGKLAQDFNQLASTLEKNQQMRRDFMADISHELRTPLAVLRGELEAIQDGVRKFTPETVASLQAEVGTLTKLVDDLHQLSMSDEGALAYQKATVDLVPLLEVAGGAFRERFASRGLTLQFSLPDSITVFGDRDRLMQLFNNLLENSLRYTDSGGGLHISAEQHDKMVHLTFADSAPGVSDDQLQKLFERFYRTEGSRNRASGGSGLGLAICLNIVEAHNGRIVAAHSPFGGVSITVELPLERDLQREV; encoded by the coding sequence ATGAAGTTCTGGCGGCCCGGCATTACCGGCAAACTGTTTCTGGCGATCTTCGCCACCTGCATCGTCTTGCTGATCACGATGCACTGGGCGGTGCGTATCAGTTTTGAGCGCGGCTTTATCGATTACATTAAGCATGGCAATGAGCAACGGCTGCAAATGCTTGGCGACGCACTTGGCGAGCAGTACGCCCAGCATGGCAACTGGCGCTTCCTGCGTAACAACGATCGTTTTGTGTTTCAGATCCTGCGTTCACTTGAACATGATAGCAACGACGATAAGCCCGGCCCCGGTATGCCGCCGCACGGCTGGCGCACCCAGTTCTGGGTGGTCGATCAAAATAACAAAGTGCTGGTTGGCCCTCGCTCACCTATTCCACCTGACGGCACACGGCGGCCTATTCTGGTCAATGGTCTGGAAGTCGGCGCGGTGATCGCCTCCCCTGTCGAGCGGCTGACCCGCAATACCGATATCAATTTTGATAAGCAACAACGGCAAACCAGTTGGCTGATTGTGGCTTTATCTACTTTACTGGCAGCGCTGGCGACGTTCCCACTGGCACGCGGCTTGCTGGCACCGGTAAAACGGTTAGTTGACGGCACGCACAAACTGGCAGCAGGTGATTTCACCACTCGCGTGACGCCCACCAGCGAAGACGAACTGGGCAAACTGGCACAGGACTTCAACCAGCTCGCCAGTACGCTGGAGAAAAACCAGCAGATGCGCCGCGATTTTATGGCCGACATTTCTCACGAACTGCGCACGCCTTTAGCGGTACTGCGCGGCGAACTGGAAGCCATCCAGGATGGTGTACGTAAATTCACGCCAGAGACAGTGGCTTCTTTACAGGCGGAGGTCGGAACGTTGACTAAACTGGTCGACGATCTCCATCAGTTGTCGATGTCTGATGAAGGCGCTCTCGCCTACCAGAAAGCAACGGTGGATCTCGTTCCACTACTTGAAGTCGCGGGCGGCGCATTTCGCGAACGTTTCGCCAGTCGTGGGTTGACTCTGCAATTCTCCTTGCCGGACAGCATTACCGTATTTGGCGATCGCGATCGTTTAATGCAGTTGTTTAATAACTTACTGGAAAACAGCCTGCGCTACACCGACAGTGGCGGTGGCCTGCATATTTCCGCCGAACAGCACGACAAAATGGTGCATCTGACCTTTGCCGACAGCGCACCGGGAGTCAGCGACGATCAGTTACAAAAATTGTTTGAGCGTTTTTATCGCACGGAAGGTTCCCGCAACCGTGCCAGCGGCGGCTCCGGGCTGGGGTTGGCAATTTGCCTGAACATTGTTGAAGCACATAATGGTCGCATTGTTGCCGCCCATTCGCCTTTTGGCGGGGTTAGCATTACAGTAGAGTTACCGCTGGAACGGGATTTACAGAGAGAAGTATGA
- a CDS encoding MFS transporter, whose amino-acid sequence MTDLPDSTRWQLWIVAFGFFMQSLDTTIVNTALPSMAQSLGESPLHMHMVIVSYVLTVAVMLPASGWLADKVGVRNIFFTAIVLFTLGSLFCALSGTLNELLLARALQGVGGAMMVPVGRLTVMKIVPREQYMAAMTFVTLPGQVGPLLGPALGGLLVEYASWHWIFLINIPVGIIGAIATLMLMPNYTMQTRRFDLSGFLLLAVGMAVLTLALDGSKGTGLSPLAIAGLVAVGVVALMLYLIHARNNARALFSLKLFRTRTFSLGLAGSFAGRIGSGMLPFMTPVFLQIGLGFSPFHAGLMMIPMVLGSMGMKRIVVQVVNRFGYRRVLVATTLGLSLVTLLFMATALLGWYYVLPFVLFLQGMVNSTRFSSMNTLTLKDLPDKLASSGNSLLSMIMQLSMSIGVTIAGLLLGLFGSQHVSVDSGATQTVFMYTWLSMAFLIALPAFIFARVPNDTHQNVAISRRKRSTE is encoded by the coding sequence ATGACAGATCTTCCCGACAGCACCCGCTGGCAATTGTGGATTGTGGCTTTCGGCTTCTTTATGCAGTCGCTGGACACCACCATCGTTAACACTGCCCTTCCCTCAATGGCGCAAAGCCTGGGGGAAAGCCCGCTGCATATGCACATGGTCATTGTCTCTTATGTGCTGACCGTGGCGGTGATGCTGCCTGCCAGCGGCTGGCTGGCGGACAAAGTCGGCGTGCGCAATATTTTCTTTACCGCTATTGTCCTGTTTACCCTTGGTTCACTGTTTTGCGCGCTTTCCGGCACCCTTAATGAACTGTTGCTGGCGCGCGCATTGCAGGGCGTGGGCGGTGCGATGATGGTGCCGGTTGGCAGGTTGACGGTGATGAAAATTGTTCCGCGCGAGCAATATATGGCGGCGATGACCTTTGTGACGCTGCCTGGCCAGGTTGGCCCACTGCTTGGCCCGGCGCTGGGCGGCCTGCTGGTGGAGTACGCGTCATGGCACTGGATCTTTTTGATCAACATTCCGGTTGGAATTATCGGCGCGATCGCCACACTAATGTTAATGCCGAACTACACCATGCAGACGCGGCGCTTTGATCTCTCCGGCTTTCTGTTGCTGGCGGTTGGCATGGCGGTATTAACGCTGGCGCTGGATGGCAGTAAAGGTACGGGCTTATCGCCGCTGGCGATTGCTGGCCTGGTTGCTGTTGGCGTGGTGGCGCTTATGCTTTATCTCATACATGCCAGAAATAACGCCCGCGCCCTGTTCAGCCTGAAACTGTTCCGCACCCGTACCTTTTCGTTGGGCCTGGCGGGGAGCTTCGCCGGACGTATCGGCAGCGGTATGTTGCCCTTTATGACGCCGGTTTTCTTGCAGATTGGTCTCGGCTTCTCACCCTTTCATGCCGGATTGATGATGATCCCAATGGTGCTCGGCAGCATGGGGATGAAGCGGATAGTCGTGCAGGTAGTGAACCGCTTTGGTTATCGTCGGGTACTGGTGGCGACTACGCTGGGCCTGTCGCTGGTCACACTGCTGTTTATGGCCACCGCGCTGCTTGGCTGGTACTACGTTTTACCATTCGTTCTGTTTTTACAAGGGATGGTCAACTCAACGCGTTTTTCCTCCATGAACACGCTGACACTGAAAGATCTGCCGGACAAACTGGCAAGCAGTGGCAACAGCCTGCTGTCGATGATTATGCAATTGTCGATGAGTATCGGCGTGACCATCGCCGGGCTGTTGCTTGGGCTTTTTGGTTCGCAGCATGTCAGCGTCGACAGCGGTGCCACACAAACCGTCTTTATGTACACCTGGCTAAGCATGGCGTTTCTTATCGCCCTTCCGGCGTTCATCTTTGCCAGAGTTCCGAACGATACACATCAAAATGTGGCTATTTCGCGGCGCAAAAGGAGCACTGAATGA
- the mdtC gene encoding multidrug efflux RND transporter permease subunit MdtC: protein MKFFALFIYRPVATILLSIAITLCGILGFRMLPVAPLPQVDFPVIMVSASLPGASPETMASSVATPLERSLGRIAGVSEMTSSSSLGSTRIILQFDFDRDINGAARDVQAAINAAQSLLPSGMPSRPTYRKANPSDAPIMILTLTSDTYSQGELYDFASTQLAPTIAQIDGVGDVDVGGSSLPAVRVGLNPQALFNQGVSLDDVRTAISNANVRKPQGALEDDTHRWQIQTNDELKTAAEYQPLIIHYNNGGAVRLGDVATVTDSVQDVRNAGMTNAKPAILLMIRKLPEANIIQTVDSIRAKLPELQETIPAAIDLQIAQDRSPTIRASLEEVEQTLIISVALVILVVFLFLRSGRATIIPAVAVPVSLIGTFAAMYLCGFSLNNLSLMALTIATGFVVDDAIVVLENIARHLEAGMKPLQAALQGTREVGFTVLSMSLSLVAVFLPLLLMGGLPGRLLREFAVTLSVAIGISLLVSLTLTPMMCGWMLKASKPREQTRLRGFGRMLVALQQGYGKSLKWVLNHTRLVGVVLLGTIALNIWLYISIPKTFFPEQDTGVLMGGIQADQSISFQAMRGKLQDFMKIIRDDPAVDNVTGFTGGSRVNSGMMFITLKPRDERSETAQQIIDRLRVKLAKEPGANLFLMAVQDIRVGGRQSNASYQYTLLSDDLAALREWEPKIRKKLATLPELADVNSDQQDNGAEMNLVYDRDTMARLGIDVQAANSLLNNAFGQRQISTIYQPMNQYKVVMEVDPRYTQDISALEKMFVINNEGKAIPLSYFAKWQPANAPLSVNHQGLSAASTISFNLPTGKSLSDASAAIDRAMTQLGVPSTVRGSFAGTAQVFQETMNSQVILIIAAIATVYIVLGMLYESYVHPLTILSTLPSAGVGALLALELFNAPFSLVALIGIMLLIGIVKKNAIMMVDFALEAQRHANLTPQEAIFQACLLRFRPIMMTTLAALFGALPLVLSGGDGSELRQPLGITIVGGLVMSQLLTLYTTPVVYLFFDRLRLRFSRKSKETVTE, encoded by the coding sequence GTGAAGTTTTTTGCCCTCTTCATTTACCGCCCGGTGGCGACGATTTTACTGTCGATTGCCATTACCCTTTGCGGCATACTGGGCTTCCGTATGCTGCCGGTCGCCCCGCTGCCGCAGGTCGATTTTCCGGTAATTATGGTCAGCGCCTCGCTGCCCGGTGCGTCGCCAGAGACGATGGCGTCTTCCGTTGCCACACCGCTGGAACGCTCGCTTGGGCGCATTGCCGGGGTCAGTGAAATGACCTCCAGCAGTTCGCTCGGCAGCACGCGTATCATTTTGCAGTTTGATTTTGACCGGGATATCAACGGCGCGGCGCGCGATGTACAGGCGGCGATCAACGCCGCCCAAAGTCTGCTGCCCAGTGGGATGCCAAGCCGTCCGACTTATCGCAAAGCGAACCCGTCGGATGCACCAATTATGATCCTGACGCTGACGTCCGATACTTATTCGCAGGGGGAACTGTACGATTTTGCCTCGACGCAACTGGCTCCGACAATTGCACAAATCGACGGCGTCGGTGATGTCGATGTCGGCGGCAGCTCGCTGCCTGCGGTGCGCGTCGGGCTGAATCCACAGGCGCTGTTTAATCAGGGCGTGTCGCTGGACGATGTGCGCACCGCCATCAGCAATGCCAACGTGCGTAAACCGCAGGGGGCGCTGGAAGATGACACTCACCGCTGGCAGATCCAGACCAACGATGAGCTGAAAACTGCCGCCGAATACCAGCCGTTGATTATTCATTACAACAACGGCGGCGCGGTTCGTCTGGGTGATGTGGCAACGGTAACCGACTCAGTACAGGATGTGCGCAACGCCGGGATGACCAACGCCAAACCGGCTATTTTGTTGATGATCCGCAAACTGCCGGAAGCCAATATCATCCAGACGGTAGACAGCATCCGGGCGAAATTACCGGAGTTACAGGAGACAATCCCGGCGGCGATTGATCTGCAAATAGCTCAGGATCGCTCCCCCACCATTCGCGCCTCGCTGGAAGAAGTCGAGCAGACGCTGATTATTTCGGTGGCGCTGGTGATTTTAGTGGTCTTTTTGTTCCTGCGTTCAGGTCGGGCGACGATCATTCCTGCGGTTGCAGTGCCGGTTTCGCTGATTGGCACCTTTGCAGCGATGTATCTTTGCGGTTTCAGTCTCAATAACCTGTCGCTGATGGCACTCACCATCGCTACTGGCTTTGTAGTCGATGACGCCATCGTGGTGCTGGAAAACATTGCCCGTCATCTGGAAGCGGGAATGAAACCGCTACAGGCCGCACTGCAAGGCACCCGCGAAGTCGGTTTTACAGTTCTGTCGATGAGCCTGTCACTGGTAGCTGTGTTCCTGCCGCTGTTGTTGATGGGCGGCTTGCCGGGGCGCTTGTTACGCGAGTTTGCCGTGACGCTTTCGGTGGCGATAGGTATTTCACTGCTGGTTTCCCTGACGCTGACGCCGATGATGTGCGGCTGGATGCTGAAAGCCAGCAAGCCGCGTGAGCAAACACGGTTACGCGGTTTTGGCCGGATGCTGGTTGCGCTGCAACAAGGCTACGGCAAGTCGCTGAAATGGGTTCTCAATCACACCCGTCTGGTAGGCGTAGTGCTGCTTGGCACCATTGCGCTGAATATCTGGCTGTATATCTCGATCCCGAAAACGTTCTTCCCGGAGCAGGACACCGGCGTACTGATGGGCGGGATACAGGCCGATCAGAGTATTTCGTTTCAGGCGATGCGCGGTAAGTTGCAGGACTTCATGAAAATTATCCGTGATGACCCGGCGGTGGATAATGTCACTGGCTTTACCGGTGGCTCGCGAGTTAACAGCGGAATGATGTTTATCACGCTGAAACCGCGCGATGAACGCAGCGAAACCGCCCAGCAAATTATCGACCGTCTGCGCGTGAAGCTGGCGAAAGAGCCAGGGGCGAATCTGTTCCTGATGGCGGTACAGGATATTCGCGTTGGCGGACGTCAGTCGAACGCCAGCTACCAGTACACGTTATTGTCTGACGATCTGGCAGCACTGCGCGAATGGGAGCCGAAAATCCGCAAAAAACTGGCGACGTTGCCGGAACTGGCGGACGTTAACTCTGACCAGCAAGACAACGGCGCGGAGATGAACCTGGTTTACGACCGCGACACGATGGCGCGATTGGGAATCGACGTACAGGCCGCTAACAGCCTGCTGAATAACGCCTTCGGTCAGCGGCAAATCTCGACCATTTACCAGCCAATGAACCAGTATAAAGTGGTGATGGAAGTTGATCCGCGCTATACCCAGGACATCAGCGCGCTGGAAAAAATGTTCGTCATTAATAACGAAGGCAAAGCGATCCCGCTGTCATATTTCGCTAAATGGCAACCGGCGAATGCGCCGCTGTCAGTGAATCATCAGGGACTGTCCGCAGCCTCAACCATCTCGTTCAACCTGCCGACCGGGAAATCACTCTCGGACGCCAGTGCGGCAATCGACCGCGCAATGACGCAGCTTGGCGTACCTTCCACGGTGCGCGGCAGTTTTGCCGGAACGGCGCAGGTGTTCCAGGAGACGATGAATTCGCAGGTGATCCTGATTATCGCGGCCATCGCCACGGTGTATATCGTGCTGGGGATGTTGTACGAGAGTTACGTGCATCCGCTGACCATTCTCTCCACCCTGCCTTCGGCGGGCGTTGGAGCGCTACTGGCGCTGGAGCTGTTTAATGCTCCGTTCAGCCTGGTCGCCCTGATAGGGATTATGCTATTAATCGGCATCGTGAAGAAAAACGCCATCATGATGGTCGATTTTGCGCTTGAAGCCCAACGCCACGCTAATCTGACTCCGCAGGAGGCCATTTTCCAGGCCTGCCTGCTGCGTTTTCGCCCGATAATGATGACGACCCTGGCGGCGCTGTTTGGCGCGCTGCCGCTGGTATTGTCGGGCGGCGATGGCTCGGAACTGCGGCAACCATTGGGGATCACCATTGTCGGCGGCCTGGTGATGAGTCAGCTCCTGACGCTGTATACCACGCCGGTGGTGTATCTCTTTTTCGACCGTCTGCGACTGCGTTTTTCGCGAAAATCTAAAGAAACGGTAACCGAGTAA